The following are encoded together in the Sphingomonas insulae genome:
- a CDS encoding M28 family metallopeptidase — MIRFPSALVALALATPVCAQTPPPPAAPSRNAVAANALLTRALPADQAAMKAHVMFLASDAMKGREAGSPEFDIAAQYVAAQFYAAGLRPAGDDGGYLQRVPLVVYKAADKGALTWSAGKGAITPLVFGEDYSPTANPARAETTVSAPVVFAGRGIVAPQFGVDDYAGVDVRGKIVAILGGSPTSFPGEERSYFGSLATKAQLAAARGAVGIVVLEAPRAGPRDRPFSALAAGYANPRTTWATPDGVGTSPAATTPVLATISQAGAAKLFAGSATPWARIVAQSKADNARYTAMPLAGTLTATTRTSFAPALSSNVVGIVPGSDPVVGKQVVILSAHLDHIGVSPERPGDAPDRDRINNGALDNAIGIASLIEEAKRFTASGRPPKRTVMFLAVTGEEKGLVGSSWFVDHPTVPIDTIVADVNLDMPVLLYRFEDMIAFGAQRSTLGPIVTKAVNAVGVGLSPDPMPEQGFFTRSDHFNFVRKGIPAVFLWPGIKGAGRAPFEDFLANRYHRPGDDLTQPILWDQGVRFVATNYAIAREIADGAARPVWNKGDYFGTTYHGPMAQ, encoded by the coding sequence ATGATCCGTTTCCCGAGCGCGCTTGTCGCGCTGGCGCTTGCCACGCCCGTATGCGCGCAGACCCCGCCGCCGCCGGCAGCACCTTCGCGGAATGCGGTGGCGGCCAACGCCCTGCTGACGAGGGCCCTGCCCGCCGACCAGGCGGCGATGAAGGCGCACGTCATGTTCCTCGCCTCCGACGCGATGAAGGGACGCGAGGCGGGCAGCCCGGAATTCGACATCGCCGCGCAATATGTCGCGGCGCAATTCTATGCCGCCGGCCTGCGCCCCGCCGGCGACGACGGCGGTTATCTGCAGCGCGTACCGCTGGTCGTCTACAAGGCGGCGGACAAGGGCGCGCTGACCTGGTCCGCCGGCAAGGGCGCGATCACGCCGCTCGTCTTCGGAGAGGATTACAGCCCGACCGCCAACCCGGCACGCGCCGAAACGACCGTATCCGCACCGGTGGTGTTCGCCGGCCGCGGCATCGTCGCACCCCAGTTCGGCGTCGACGATTATGCCGGCGTCGATGTCCGCGGCAAGATCGTCGCGATCCTCGGCGGCTCGCCGACGAGCTTTCCCGGCGAAGAGCGATCCTATTTCGGATCGCTCGCGACCAAGGCGCAACTCGCGGCGGCGCGCGGCGCGGTCGGCATCGTGGTGCTCGAGGCGCCGCGGGCCGGTCCGCGCGACCGCCCATTCTCTGCGCTGGCCGCCGGCTATGCCAACCCCCGCACGACATGGGCGACGCCCGACGGTGTCGGTACCAGCCCTGCCGCGACCACGCCGGTCCTCGCCACGATCAGCCAGGCGGGCGCTGCCAAGCTGTTCGCCGGCAGTGCGACGCCGTGGGCGAGGATCGTCGCGCAATCCAAGGCGGACAATGCGCGATATACCGCGATGCCGCTGGCCGGCACGCTGACCGCGACGACGCGGACCAGCTTTGCGCCCGCGCTGAGCAGCAACGTCGTCGGGATCGTGCCGGGCAGCGACCCGGTGGTCGGCAAGCAAGTCGTCATCCTGTCCGCGCACCTCGACCATATCGGCGTGTCGCCGGAGCGGCCCGGCGATGCGCCGGATCGCGACCGGATCAACAACGGTGCGCTCGACAATGCGATCGGCATCGCCAGCCTGATCGAGGAAGCGAAGCGCTTCACCGCCAGCGGCAGGCCGCCGAAGCGGACCGTCATGTTCCTGGCGGTGACGGGCGAGGAAAAGGGGCTGGTTGGATCGAGCTGGTTCGTTGATCATCCGACCGTGCCGATCGACACCATCGTCGCCGACGTCAATCTCGACATGCCGGTGCTGCTGTACCGGTTCGAGGACATGATCGCCTTTGGTGCGCAACGATCGACGCTGGGACCGATCGTCACCAAGGCGGTCAACGCGGTCGGCGTCGGCCTGTCGCCCGATCCGATGCCGGAACAGGGGTTCTTCACCCGATCGGACCATTTCAACTTCGTCCGCAAGGGCATCCCCGCGGTGTTCCTGTGGCCGGGCATCAAGGGTGCCGGCCGCGCGCCGTTCGAGGATTTCCTCGCCAATCGCTACCATCGGCCCGGTGACGATCTGACCCAGCCGATCCTGTGGGATCAGGGCGTGCGGTTCGTCGCGACCAATTACGCGATCGCGCGAGAGATTGCGGACGGGGCGGCGCGCCCGGTGTGGAACAAGGGCGATTATTTCGGGACGACGTACCACGGCCCGATGGCGCAATAG
- a CDS encoding thiamine pyrophosphate-requiring protein codes for MAAMTSDFFVERLKAWGVTRIYGYSGDGINGVLGALQRAEKAGDGIEFIQVRHEEMAAFMATAHAKFTGEIGVCLATGGPGATHLLTGLYDAKLDHVPVLAIAGQAETTVRGGSYQQELNLDRIFADVADYVQEATAPAQVRHVTDRSIRIAVAGNGVGMIVLPKDVQDQPYEDPKVQHGFTRSGVGYSRPRVVPQPRELARAAEVLNAGSKVAILIGAGARDGADEVVRIADLLGAGIAKALLGKDVLPDDLPFVTGAIGLLGTKPSWDLMQGADTLLMIGTGFPWAEFLPADGKVRAVQIDVDAGMLGLRYPTEVNLHGGAKETLEALIPLIQPKADRSWRDEIEAGVADWWQTLEARAMAEAKPVNPQRVVWEMSPRLPADAIVTSDSGSCCNWYARDFRVKKGQRSSLSGGLASMGAAVPYAIAAKFAYPDRPVVALVGDGAMQMNNLAEMITVQKYWQRWADPRFVVCVFNNEDLNEVTWEQRVMEGNPRFPTTQDLPDVPYARFAEMIGLKGIFVDRPQDLGAAWDAALAADRPVILEVKTDPGVAPLPPHLTLTEAKAFMTSMAKGDRGAGRVLADTARQLFKEVTG; via the coding sequence ATGGCGGCGATGACCAGCGACTTCTTCGTGGAGCGGCTGAAGGCATGGGGCGTGACCCGGATCTACGGCTATTCCGGCGATGGCATCAATGGCGTGCTCGGTGCGCTGCAACGGGCCGAAAAGGCCGGGGACGGGATCGAATTCATCCAGGTCCGCCATGAAGAGATGGCCGCGTTCATGGCGACCGCGCACGCCAAGTTCACCGGCGAGATCGGCGTCTGCCTGGCGACGGGTGGCCCCGGCGCCACCCACCTGCTGACCGGGCTGTACGATGCCAAGCTGGATCACGTGCCCGTCCTCGCCATTGCCGGCCAGGCGGAAACGACGGTGCGGGGCGGCAGCTACCAGCAGGAACTGAACCTCGACCGGATCTTCGCCGATGTCGCCGACTACGTGCAGGAAGCGACCGCACCCGCGCAGGTCCGCCACGTCACCGACCGGTCGATCCGCATCGCGGTCGCCGGCAACGGCGTCGGCATGATCGTGCTGCCCAAGGACGTGCAGGACCAGCCCTATGAGGACCCCAAGGTCCAGCACGGCTTCACGCGCTCGGGTGTCGGTTACAGCCGCCCGCGCGTCGTGCCGCAGCCGCGCGAGCTCGCCCGCGCCGCCGAGGTGCTGAACGCGGGCAGCAAGGTCGCGATCCTGATCGGTGCCGGCGCGCGGGACGGCGCGGACGAGGTGGTGCGGATCGCCGACCTGCTCGGCGCGGGCATCGCCAAGGCGCTGCTCGGCAAGGACGTGCTGCCCGACGACCTGCCCTTCGTCACCGGCGCCATCGGGCTGCTGGGTACCAAGCCGTCGTGGGACCTGATGCAGGGCGCCGACACGCTGCTGATGATCGGCACCGGCTTTCCCTGGGCGGAATTCCTGCCCGCGGACGGCAAGGTCCGCGCGGTGCAGATTGACGTCGATGCCGGCATGCTCGGCCTGCGCTATCCGACCGAGGTCAATTTGCACGGCGGCGCGAAGGAGACGCTGGAGGCGCTGATTCCGCTGATCCAGCCCAAGGCCGACCGTAGCTGGCGGGACGAGATCGAAGCGGGCGTCGCGGATTGGTGGCAGACGCTGGAGGCGCGTGCGATGGCGGAGGCGAAACCCGTCAATCCGCAGCGGGTGGTGTGGGAAATGTCGCCGCGGCTGCCGGCGGACGCGATCGTCACGTCGGACAGCGGATCGTGCTGCAACTGGTATGCGCGCGATTTCAGGGTGAAGAAGGGGCAACGATCGTCGCTGTCGGGCGGCCTTGCGTCGATGGGCGCGGCGGTACCCTATGCCATTGCCGCCAAGTTCGCCTATCCGGACCGCCCCGTCGTGGCCCTGGTCGGCGACGGGGCGATGCAGATGAACAACCTTGCCGAGATGATCACGGTGCAGAAATACTGGCAGCGCTGGGCCGACCCGCGCTTCGTCGTCTGCGTGTTCAACAACGAGGACCTGAACGAGGTGACGTGGGAACAGCGGGTGATGGAGGGCAATCCGCGGTTTCCGACGACGCAGGACCTGCCCGACGTACCCTATGCCCGGTTTGCCGAGATGATCGGGCTGAAGGGGATATTCGTCGACCGGCCGCAGGATCTGGGGGCGGCGTGGGACGCGGCCCTGGCGGCCGACCGACCCGTGATCCTGGAGGTAAAGACCGACCCCGGCGTCGCACCGCTGCCGCCGCACCTGACGCTGACGGAGGCCAAGGCGTTCATGACGTCGATGGCGAAGGGCGACCGCGGCGCCGGCCGTGTGCTGGCGGACACCGCCCGCCAGCTGTTCAAGGAGGTGACCGGGTAA
- a CDS encoding serine hydrolase, with product MTAFGRSARLILIVGTSATLFGCGSTSRPNAGGQAPAVAAPVEVSIPVPAAAPPAHRVAPAQLTTAIDTLARTFDGKFGIAIRAVDEGWTIASPGARTRMPQQSVSKLWVAMTLMDLRDQGKARLDDPVLVRPEDLTLFHQPIAMLVKGAGYQTTVGELLTRALTHSDNTANDRLLTYVGGPMAVRAMIERKQLGDIRFGPGERLLQSKTAGLTWNQSLSAGNGFELARSRLSPEVRAAALDAYVNDPPDGAAPLAIADAIARLARGELFTETSTRILLDTMGASVTGRARLRAALPAGWKIAHKTGTGQDLGTRNAGFNDVGLLTAPDGRRYAIAVMIGDSRRPIRERQQLIQSVAAAVADYAGTSR from the coding sequence ATGACAGCGTTCGGCCGTTCGGCCCGATTGATCCTGATTGTCGGCACCTCTGCGACGCTGTTCGGCTGCGGATCGACATCGCGTCCCAATGCGGGCGGACAGGCGCCGGCGGTGGCCGCCCCGGTCGAGGTCTCGATCCCCGTGCCGGCCGCGGCACCGCCCGCGCATCGCGTCGCTCCCGCTCAGCTGACGACGGCGATCGACACGCTGGCCCGCACGTTCGACGGCAAGTTCGGCATCGCGATCCGCGCGGTGGACGAGGGATGGACGATCGCGTCGCCCGGCGCACGCACGCGCATGCCGCAGCAGTCGGTCAGCAAATTGTGGGTCGCGATGACGCTGATGGACCTGCGCGACCAGGGCAAGGCCAGGCTGGACGATCCGGTACTGGTGCGGCCCGAGGACCTGACGCTGTTCCACCAGCCGATCGCGATGCTGGTGAAGGGCGCGGGCTATCAGACGACGGTGGGCGAATTGCTCACCCGCGCGCTGACCCATAGCGACAACACCGCCAACGACCGGCTGCTGACCTATGTCGGCGGACCGATGGCGGTGCGCGCGATGATCGAGCGCAAGCAGCTGGGCGACATCCGCTTCGGCCCGGGCGAACGCCTGCTCCAGTCGAAGACCGCCGGGCTGACGTGGAACCAGTCGCTCAGCGCCGGCAACGGCTTCGAACTCGCCCGGTCGCGCCTGTCACCGGAGGTGCGCGCCGCCGCGCTCGACGCCTATGTCAACGATCCGCCCGATGGCGCGGCCCCGCTTGCCATCGCCGATGCCATCGCCCGGCTGGCGCGCGGCGAGCTGTTCACCGAAACCTCGACCCGCATCCTGCTCGATACGATGGGCGCATCGGTCACCGGCCGCGCCCGCCTGCGCGCCGCGCTGCCCGCCGGGTGGAAGATCGCGCACAAGACGGGGACCGGCCAGGATCTCGGCACGCGCAACGCCGGGTTCAACGACGTCGGCCTGCTGACCGCGCCGGACGGTCGCCGCTATGCGATCGCGGTGATGATCGGCGACAGCCGCCGCCCGATCCGCGAACGCCAGCAGCTGATCCAGTCGGTCGCCGCCGCGGTGGCGGATTATGCGGGGACCAGCCGCTAG
- a CDS encoding DMT family transporter, which yields MTGAPPPQSTRAAILVPFALVTLIWGSTWLVIRDQLGIVPPSWSVTYRFIVAGLAMVVVAKVKGERFALDTRGWAFAAAIGLLQFCLNFNFVYRAEHHITSGLVAVVFAILLVPNALFARVLLGQRMGGQLIVGSAVAMAGIALLFLHEARTGPAGTAATIAGIGFTGMAILAASLANVFQATPTARRYPMMATLAIAMLLGAGMDGAIAWWLTGPPVIEMRPSYWAGILYLGLAGSAVAFPLYYRVLRVIGPAKAAYSSVIVPVIAMLLSTLFEGYRWSPLAAAGAALAGVGLVIALRARRPNR from the coding sequence GTGACCGGCGCGCCGCCGCCACAGTCGACGCGGGCGGCGATCCTTGTCCCCTTCGCGCTCGTCACGCTGATCTGGGGGTCGACGTGGCTGGTGATCCGCGACCAGCTGGGCATCGTGCCGCCGAGCTGGTCGGTGACCTATCGCTTCATCGTCGCCGGCCTCGCTATGGTCGTGGTGGCGAAGGTGAAGGGCGAACGGTTCGCGCTGGACACGCGCGGCTGGGCATTCGCGGCCGCGATCGGCCTGCTGCAATTCTGCCTGAACTTCAATTTCGTCTACCGCGCCGAACATCACATCACATCGGGCCTCGTCGCGGTGGTGTTCGCGATCCTGCTGGTGCCGAACGCGCTGTTCGCGCGGGTGTTGCTGGGGCAGCGGATGGGCGGACAGCTGATCGTCGGATCGGCAGTGGCGATGGCGGGTATCGCGCTGCTGTTCCTGCATGAAGCGCGGACCGGTCCGGCCGGCACCGCCGCGACGATCGCCGGCATCGGCTTCACCGGCATGGCGATCCTCGCTGCATCGTTGGCCAACGTGTTCCAGGCGACGCCCACGGCGCGGCGCTATCCCATGATGGCGACACTGGCGATCGCGATGCTGCTGGGCGCGGGCATGGACGGTGCGATCGCCTGGTGGCTGACCGGACCGCCGGTGATCGAGATGCGACCCTCGTATTGGGCCGGCATCCTGTATCTCGGGCTGGCGGGATCGGCGGTGGCCTTCCCGCTCTATTACCGGGTGCTGCGGGTGATCGGCCCGGCCAAGGCCGCCTATTCCAGCGTGATCGTGCCGGTGATCGCAATGCTGCTGTCGACTTTGTTCGAGGGCTATCGCTGGTCGCCACTCGCAGCGGCGGGCGCGGCGCTGGCGGGGGTCGGGCTGGTCATCGCGTTGAGGGCGCGCAGGCCCAATCGATAG
- the pepN gene encoding aminopeptidase N, producing MLDVSQAIAAPAHDTVGPISRHDYRPPAWLVPDTRLVFALDAAATRVTATLSVTRNGEHGEPLRLHGAGQEPLAVRVDGVAVNDWRIEGEQLVVPLTGATHSVETEVVIAPERNTQLMGLYASGGNLCTQCEAEGFRRITYFPDRPDVLSRYRVRLEADKVRYPVLLANGDPVDAGDMPGESGGRHWAEWDDPFPKPSYLFALVAGDLAVNRGTFTTASGRTVALGIWVRATDIEKTHHALHALKLSMAWDERVYGREYDLDVFNVVAVDDFNFGAMENKGLNIFNSRYILADPDTATDYDYDGIAAVVAHEYFHNWSGNRITCRDWFQLSLKEGFTVYRDQGFSADQGSAAVKRIEDVRGLRAAQFPEDAGPLAHPVRPESYLEISNFYTATIYNKGAELIRMIATILGPQGFRAGTDLYFDRFDGTAATCEDFVACMEDASGRDLAQFRLWYSQAGTPRVAASLAHEAGEGRATLRLAQHVPGTPGQPDKQPMVLPLKIKLFGGETGRALGEEQLVLLDQAASTIVFDGITERPVLSINRGFSAPVIIESDRSAAELGFLSAHDDDPFARYEAMQQLMLDTLVAAVIEGDGDHAAVVTAVANTLADRALDPAFVAEAVLLPSESFVGDQLALVDPDAIHRAREALRRDLGMRLADQWRDAYEQAPTGPYVYSPAAKGHRRLRSVALSYIAASGAADAATIAFRQFEAADNMTDRQGALNTLANGYADEREAALDIFYNRYAGNGLVIDKWFQTQALSSRDDTGRLVAELARHPDFTLANPNRARSLIGAYGANQRAFNAADGSGYRFLADQLIALDKLNPQTAAKLLPPLGRWRRFDEKRSALMRAELQRIVATPGLSRDLFEQASKSLA from the coding sequence ATGCTCGACGTCTCGCAAGCCATAGCCGCTCCCGCCCATGACACCGTGGGTCCGATCAGCCGCCACGATTACCGCCCGCCGGCATGGCTCGTGCCGGACACGCGGCTGGTCTTCGCGCTCGACGCGGCGGCGACCCGCGTCACCGCGACGCTGTCGGTTACGCGCAACGGCGAGCATGGCGAACCGTTGCGGCTGCACGGCGCCGGGCAGGAACCGCTGGCGGTGCGTGTCGATGGCGTGGCGGTGAACGACTGGCGGATCGAGGGCGAACAGCTCGTCGTTCCGCTGACCGGCGCCACGCACAGCGTCGAGACCGAGGTCGTGATCGCGCCCGAACGCAACACGCAGCTCATGGGCCTGTACGCCAGCGGCGGGAACCTGTGCACGCAATGCGAGGCCGAGGGGTTTCGGCGAATCACCTATTTCCCCGATCGGCCCGACGTGCTGAGCCGCTATCGCGTGCGGCTGGAGGCGGACAAGGTCCGCTATCCGGTGCTGCTCGCCAATGGCGACCCGGTCGACGCCGGTGACATGCCCGGCGAGTCCGGCGGGCGTCACTGGGCCGAATGGGACGACCCCTTTCCCAAGCCATCCTATCTGTTCGCGCTGGTCGCTGGCGACCTGGCGGTGAACCGCGGCACCTTCACCACCGCATCGGGGCGGACGGTCGCGCTCGGCATCTGGGTGCGCGCCACCGATATCGAGAAGACCCACCACGCGCTGCATGCCCTGAAGCTGTCGATGGCGTGGGACGAGCGCGTCTATGGCCGCGAATACGACCTCGACGTGTTCAACGTCGTCGCGGTCGACGATTTCAACTTCGGCGCGATGGAGAACAAGGGGCTGAACATCTTCAACAGCCGCTACATCCTCGCCGACCCCGATACCGCCACCGACTATGATTATGACGGGATCGCCGCCGTGGTCGCGCACGAATATTTCCACAATTGGTCGGGCAACCGCATCACCTGCCGCGACTGGTTCCAGCTCAGTCTCAAGGAAGGTTTCACCGTCTATCGCGACCAGGGCTTTTCGGCGGATCAGGGATCGGCGGCGGTCAAGCGGATCGAGGACGTCCGCGGCCTGCGCGCGGCGCAGTTCCCCGAGGATGCCGGCCCGCTCGCCCACCCCGTGCGCCCGGAAAGCTATCTGGAGATCAGCAACTTCTACACCGCGACCATCTACAATAAGGGCGCCGAGCTGATCCGGATGATCGCGACGATCCTGGGGCCGCAGGGTTTCCGCGCGGGCACCGACCTGTATTTCGACCGCTTCGACGGCACCGCGGCGACGTGCGAGGATTTCGTTGCCTGCATGGAGGATGCGAGCGGCCGGGACCTGGCCCAATTCCGGCTGTGGTACAGCCAGGCCGGCACGCCGCGCGTTGCCGCCAGCCTGGCGCACGAGGCAGGCGAGGGGCGCGCGACGCTGCGACTGGCGCAGCATGTGCCGGGCACGCCGGGACAACCCGACAAGCAGCCGATGGTGCTGCCGCTCAAGATCAAGCTGTTCGGCGGCGAAACCGGGCGCGCGCTGGGCGAGGAACAGCTGGTCCTGCTCGATCAGGCGGCCAGCACGATCGTGTTCGACGGCATTACCGAGCGCCCGGTGCTGTCGATCAATCGCGGCTTCTCGGCGCCCGTGATCATCGAAAGCGATCGCAGCGCCGCCGAACTGGGCTTCCTTAGCGCGCACGACGACGATCCCTTCGCGCGCTACGAAGCGATGCAGCAGCTGATGCTGGATACGCTGGTCGCAGCGGTGATCGAGGGCGACGGCGATCACGCGGCGGTCGTCACCGCGGTGGCGAACACGCTCGCCGATCGCGCGCTCGACCCGGCCTTCGTCGCAGAGGCGGTGCTGCTGCCGTCGGAAAGCTTCGTCGGCGACCAACTGGCGCTGGTCGACCCCGATGCCATCCACCGCGCCCGCGAAGCGTTGCGCCGCGACCTGGGCATGCGACTGGCCGACCAGTGGCGCGACGCCTATGAGCAGGCGCCGACCGGCCCCTATGTCTACAGCCCCGCCGCCAAGGGGCATCGCCGCCTGCGCAGCGTCGCGCTCAGCTACATCGCGGCGAGCGGCGCGGCCGATGCGGCGACGATCGCCTTCCGCCAGTTCGAGGCGGCGGACAACATGACGGATCGCCAGGGGGCGCTCAACACCCTCGCCAACGGCTATGCCGACGAACGCGAGGCGGCGCTCGACATCTTCTACAATCGCTATGCCGGCAACGGCCTGGTCATCGACAAATGGTTCCAGACGCAGGCGCTGTCGTCCCGCGACGATACCGGACGGCTGGTCGCGGAACTCGCCCGCCATCCCGATTTCACGCTCGCCAATCCCAACCGGGCGCGATCGCTGATCGGGGCCTATGGCGCCAATCAGCGCGCCTTCAACGCGGCCGACGGCTCCGGCTACCGCTTCCTCGCCGACCAGCTGATCGCACTCGACAAGCTCAATCCGCAGACCGCCGCAAAGCTGTTGCCGCCGCTCGGACGCTGGCGGCGCTTCGATGAGAAACGATCCGCCCTGATGCGCGCCGAATTGCAGCGGATCGTCGCGACGCCGGGCCTGTCGCGCGACCTCTTCGAACAGGCCTCGAAAAGCCTGGCGTGA
- a CDS encoding NAD(P)-dependent oxidoreductase has product MLLIFGLGYTAGRIAAAWPGATMGTTRDGRDGTLRFDDEGAVRPAIAAATHILSSVPPDGDADPVLCCYGDALSGRWLGYLSSTGVYGDAGGAWVDERAPTGTGRRSARAAADAAWLDRAAHVFRLPGIYGPGRSPLDRVRQGRAHRVGLPDQVFSRVHVDDIVAGVLASVVAPAGAYNLADDLPCSQDDVVTFAARLLGLPPPPLVGIETLSPMARGFYAENRRVANGKAKRVLGWRPAYPTYRLGLRALNAMTSPTPASAAPAAASGDQR; this is encoded by the coding sequence ATGCTGCTGATCTTCGGGCTCGGCTATACCGCCGGCCGCATCGCCGCGGCATGGCCGGGAGCGACGATGGGTACGACCCGCGACGGGCGGGACGGTACGTTGCGCTTCGACGATGAGGGCGCGGTCCGTCCCGCGATCGCCGCCGCCACGCATATCCTGTCGTCGGTGCCGCCGGACGGCGATGCCGATCCCGTGCTCTGCTGCTATGGCGATGCACTGTCCGGGCGATGGCTCGGCTATCTGTCGTCGACCGGCGTCTATGGCGATGCCGGCGGCGCCTGGGTCGATGAACGGGCACCCACCGGAACGGGCCGCCGTTCGGCCCGCGCCGCCGCCGATGCGGCATGGCTCGATCGGGCCGCGCATGTGTTCCGACTGCCCGGGATCTACGGCCCCGGCCGATCGCCGCTCGACCGGGTGCGGCAGGGCAGGGCGCACCGGGTCGGCCTGCCCGACCAGGTGTTCAGCCGCGTGCACGTCGACGACATCGTCGCAGGCGTGCTCGCCTCGGTTGTCGCGCCTGCGGGAGCGTATAATCTGGCGGACGACCTGCCCTGTTCGCAGGACGACGTCGTCACCTTCGCCGCACGGTTGCTCGGGTTGCCGCCGCCGCCGCTGGTCGGGATCGAGACGCTGTCGCCGATGGCGCGGGGTTTCTATGCGGAGAACCGGCGCGTCGCGAACGGCAAGGCGAAGCGGGTGCTCGGCTGGCGTCCCGCCTATCCGACCTATCGATTGGGCCTGCGCGCCCTCAACGCGATGACCAGCCCGACCCCCGCCAGCGCCGCGCCCGCCGCTGCGAGTGGCGACCAGCGATAG
- a CDS encoding threonine aldolase family protein, which produces MRFFSDNAAPVHPRVMAALAEANRLDTAYDGDARSRALDGRLSDLFGTDVMAIWVPTGTAANCLALAALCPPHGGVVCHRDAHIQNDEGGAPEFYTHGAKLFLADGEGAKLTPDTIRAVVDAIADDVHRVQPHAISITNATEYGRVYTPDEVAAIGALAQERALGLHMDGARFANAMATLGCTPAEVTWQAGVDALSFGFVKNGAMSAEALVFFKPELAGATLYRRKRAGLLFSKGRYLAAQVLAMLDDDLWLANARAANARATALAAAAGARLVHPVEANEVFLRATPDEAAALRAKGFDFYDWAAGEIRLVTAWDSPAEHVALLAQAIGQL; this is translated from the coding sequence ATGCGTTTCTTTTCCGACAATGCCGCGCCGGTCCACCCCAGGGTCATGGCCGCGCTGGCCGAGGCCAACAGGCTCGACACCGCCTATGACGGCGATGCCCGGTCCAGGGCGCTCGATGGGCGCCTGTCCGACCTGTTCGGGACGGATGTCATGGCGATCTGGGTACCGACCGGTACGGCCGCCAATTGCCTGGCGCTCGCCGCGCTCTGCCCCCCGCATGGCGGCGTCGTCTGTCATCGCGACGCGCACATCCAGAACGACGAGGGCGGTGCACCCGAATTCTATACCCACGGCGCCAAGCTGTTCCTCGCCGACGGCGAGGGTGCGAAGCTGACGCCGGATACGATCCGCGCGGTCGTCGACGCCATCGCCGACGACGTGCACCGGGTGCAGCCCCATGCGATCTCGATCACCAACGCCACCGAATACGGCCGGGTCTACACGCCGGACGAGGTCGCAGCGATCGGCGCGCTGGCGCAGGAGCGCGCGCTCGGCCTGCATATGGACGGCGCGCGCTTCGCCAATGCGATGGCGACGCTCGGCTGCACCCCGGCGGAGGTGACGTGGCAGGCCGGCGTCGACGCGCTGAGCTTCGGCTTCGTCAAGAACGGCGCGATGAGTGCCGAGGCGCTGGTGTTCTTCAAGCCCGAGCTTGCCGGCGCGACCCTGTACCGGCGCAAGCGGGCGGGCCTGCTGTTCTCCAAGGGCCGCTATCTCGCGGCGCAGGTGCTGGCGATGCTCGACGACGATCTGTGGCTTGCCAACGCCCGTGCAGCCAATGCGCGCGCTACGGCGCTGGCGGCAGCGGCGGGCGCACGGCTGGTCCACCCGGTGGAGGCGAACGAGGTGTTCCTGCGCGCCACGCCCGACGAAGCCGCGGCGCTGCGGGCGAAGGGCTTCGACTTCTACGATTGGGCGGCGGGCGAAATCCGGCTGGTGACGGCCTGGGACAGTCCGGCAGAGCATGTCGCACTGCTGGCGCAGGCGATCGGGCAATTGTGA